A stretch of Methylogaea oryzae DNA encodes these proteins:
- the nifU gene encoding Fe-S cluster assembly protein NifU, producing the protein MWDYSETVKEHFYNPRNAGAVAEANAVGDVGSISCGDALRLSLKVNPDTDIIEDAGFQTFGCGSAIASSSALTEIIKGKTVDEALKVTNQDIAEYLGGLPPEKMHCSVMGREALQAAIANYRGEEWKDDHEEGALICKCFAVDEKLIEDTIRTNNLRTLQEVTNYTKAGGGCAACHEGIEEVLARVLAERGETYDPDAAPMLAPEPEPLPLAAQAPGKLTNFQRMRRIEQVIESIRPTLRRDGGDVEVVEVDGNTVYVNMTGACSGCQMASMTVSGIQQRLMEDLGEFIRVVPAGQMAQAAPAHAAGGH; encoded by the coding sequence ATGTGGGACTATTCCGAAACCGTCAAAGAGCATTTCTACAACCCACGCAACGCGGGTGCGGTGGCGGAAGCCAACGCCGTGGGCGATGTGGGCTCCATCAGCTGCGGCGACGCCCTGCGCCTGAGCCTCAAGGTGAACCCGGACACCGACATCATCGAAGACGCCGGCTTCCAGACCTTCGGCTGCGGCTCGGCCATCGCCTCTTCCTCGGCGCTTACCGAGATCATCAAGGGCAAAACGGTGGACGAAGCGCTCAAGGTCACCAACCAGGACATCGCCGAATACCTGGGCGGGTTGCCGCCGGAAAAAATGCACTGCTCGGTCATGGGCCGCGAAGCCTTGCAGGCCGCCATCGCCAACTACCGGGGCGAAGAGTGGAAGGACGACCACGAAGAAGGCGCCTTGATCTGCAAATGCTTCGCCGTGGACGAAAAACTCATCGAAGACACCATCCGGACCAACAACCTGCGCACTTTGCAGGAAGTGACCAACTACACCAAGGCCGGCGGCGGCTGCGCCGCTTGCCACGAAGGCATCGAGGAAGTGCTGGCCCGGGTGCTGGCGGAACGGGGCGAAACCTACGACCCGGACGCGGCGCCGATGCTGGCGCCGGAGCCGGAACCGCTGCCCCTGGCCGCCCAGGCGCCCGGCAAGTTGACCAACTTCCAGCGCATGCGCCGCATCGAGCAGGTGATCGAATCGATCCGACCGACCCTGCGCCGCGACGGCGGCGACGTGGAAGTGGTGGAAGTGGACGGCAACACCGTCTACGTCAACATGACCGGCGCCTGCTCCGGCTGCCAGATGGCGTCCATGACGGTGAGCGGCATCCAACAGCGCCTGATGGAGGATTTGGGCGAATTCATCCGCGTGGTGCCGGCCGGCCAAATGGCCCAAGCCGCCCCGGCGCACGCTGCAGGCGGCCACTGA
- the nifS gene encoding cysteine desulfurase NifS: MADIYLDNNATTACDLAVVDAMLPYFTEQFGNPSSIHRYADGVAKGIAKARRQIQALLGAQHDSEIIFTACGTESDNTAILSALKCYPNRKEIITTTVEHPAVLNLCKQLEKEDYTVHYLKVDGKGRLDMEEYRSLLTPNVAIVSVMWANNETGTLFPVVEMAELANAAGVQFHTDAVQAVGKVAMDLKATKIDMLSLSGHKLHAPKGIGVLYLKRGSRFRPLLRGGHQERGRRAGTENAASIVGLGVACEQAMQHMTYENTHVKALRDRLEAGILAAVPHAFVTGDPDNRLPNTANIAFEYVEGEAILMLLNKQGIAASSGSACTSGSLEPSHVMRAMDIPYTAAHGTIRFSLSRYNTTEEIDRVIAAVPPLIAQLRKLSPYWGENGPVADPEKAFAPVYA; the protein is encoded by the coding sequence ATGGCCGACATCTATCTCGACAACAATGCCACCACCGCCTGCGACCTGGCCGTCGTGGACGCCATGCTGCCCTATTTCACCGAGCAGTTCGGCAACCCGTCTTCCATCCACCGCTACGCCGACGGCGTGGCCAAGGGCATCGCCAAGGCGCGCCGGCAAATCCAGGCGCTGCTGGGCGCACAGCACGATTCGGAAATCATCTTCACCGCCTGCGGCACGGAATCGGACAACACCGCCATCCTGTCGGCGCTGAAGTGCTATCCCAACCGCAAGGAAATCATCACCACCACGGTGGAACACCCGGCGGTGCTGAACCTGTGCAAGCAACTGGAGAAAGAGGACTACACCGTCCACTACCTGAAGGTGGACGGCAAGGGCCGGCTGGATATGGAGGAATACCGGAGCCTGCTGACCCCCAACGTCGCCATCGTCTCGGTGATGTGGGCCAACAACGAAACCGGCACCCTGTTCCCGGTGGTGGAAATGGCCGAGCTGGCCAACGCCGCCGGCGTGCAATTCCACACCGACGCGGTACAGGCGGTGGGCAAGGTGGCCATGGACCTCAAAGCCACCAAAATCGACATGCTCAGCCTGTCCGGGCACAAGCTGCACGCGCCGAAAGGCATCGGCGTGCTGTACCTCAAGCGCGGCAGCCGCTTCCGGCCCTTGCTGCGCGGCGGCCACCAGGAACGGGGACGCCGCGCCGGCACGGAAAACGCCGCCTCCATCGTCGGCCTGGGCGTGGCCTGCGAACAAGCCATGCAGCACATGACCTACGAGAACACCCACGTCAAAGCCCTGCGCGACCGGCTGGAGGCAGGCATCCTGGCGGCGGTGCCCCACGCTTTCGTCACCGGCGACCCGGACAACCGCCTGCCCAACACCGCCAACATCGCTTTCGAGTACGTGGAAGGCGAAGCGATCCTTATGCTGCTCAACAAGCAGGGCATCGCGGCATCGTCCGGCTCGGCCTGCACCTCGGGATCGCTGGAGCCGTCCCACGTCATGCGCGCCATGGACATTCCCTACACGGCGGCGCACGGCACGATCCGTTTTTCGCTGTCGCGCTACAACACCACGGAAGAAATCGACCGGGTGATCGCCGCCGTGCCGCCGCTGATCGCCCAATTGCGCAAGCTCTCGCCCTACTGGGGCGAAAACGGCCCGGTGGCGGACCCGGAGAAGGCGTTCGCGCCGGTATACGCATGA
- the nifV gene encoding homocitrate synthase: MNAMRTVVIDDTTLRDGEQSAGVAFSLEEKIDIATRLAKLGVPELEVGIPAMGAEERESIRILASLKLPARLLVWARMKSEDIQQCAGLGVPMADLSVPASDQQIQRKLGKDRRWVLANIRRCVAQARDLGLQVGVGFEDASRADPDFLLQAAQTAQAAGARRIRYADTVGIMEPFGVHAAISRLRDGLDVEIEMHAHDDLGLATANTLAAALAGATHLNTTVNGLGERAGNAALEEVVLGLRQLYRIETGVDLKKFPALSALVENASGEPLGWRKSLVGKRVFSHEAGIHVDGLLKDPANYQGVDPAAVGRRHTLVLGKHSGRQGVIQAYAQLGIALEKRQADRLLAEVRQFAVRERRSPDDRELADLYRTLPQHSSSPAQAETVLGERPQEVASHRLAVAA; encoded by the coding sequence ATGAATGCCATGCGAACCGTCGTAATCGACGACACCACCCTGCGCGACGGCGAGCAGTCCGCCGGGGTGGCTTTTTCCCTGGAGGAAAAGATCGACATCGCCACGCGGCTGGCCAAGCTGGGGGTGCCGGAGTTGGAGGTGGGCATTCCGGCCATGGGGGCGGAAGAACGGGAAAGCATCCGCATCCTGGCCAGCCTCAAGCTGCCGGCGCGGCTCTTGGTGTGGGCGCGCATGAAGAGCGAGGACATCCAGCAGTGCGCCGGCCTGGGGGTTCCCATGGCGGACCTTTCCGTGCCGGCATCGGACCAGCAAATCCAGCGCAAGCTGGGCAAAGATCGCCGCTGGGTGCTGGCCAACATCCGCCGCTGCGTAGCGCAAGCCCGCGACCTGGGCCTGCAAGTGGGGGTGGGGTTCGAAGACGCCTCCCGCGCCGATCCGGACTTCCTGCTGCAAGCGGCGCAAACCGCCCAGGCGGCCGGTGCGCGGCGCATCCGCTATGCCGACACGGTAGGCATCATGGAGCCCTTCGGCGTGCACGCCGCCATCAGCCGACTGCGCGACGGGCTGGACGTGGAAATCGAAATGCACGCCCACGACGACTTAGGCCTCGCCACCGCCAACACCCTGGCGGCGGCCCTGGCCGGCGCGACCCACCTCAACACCACCGTCAACGGCCTGGGCGAACGGGCCGGCAACGCCGCCCTGGAGGAAGTGGTGCTGGGCCTGCGCCAGCTCTACCGCATCGAAACCGGCGTGGACCTGAAGAAGTTCCCGGCCCTGTCGGCCCTGGTGGAAAACGCTTCCGGCGAACCGCTGGGCTGGCGCAAAAGCCTGGTGGGCAAGCGAGTCTTCAGCCACGAAGCCGGCATCCACGTGGACGGCCTGCTGAAAGATCCGGCCAATTACCAGGGGGTGGACCCCGCCGCGGTGGGCCGCCGCCATACCCTGGTACTGGGCAAGCACTCCGGCCGCCAAGGGGTGATCCAGGCTTACGCGCAACTGGGCATCGCCCTGGAAAAGCGCCAGGCCGACCGCTTGCTGGCGGAAGTGCGCCAATTCGCGGTGCGCGAGCGCCGCTCGCCCGACGACAGGGAGCTGGCGGACTTGTACCGCACCCTGCCGCAACACTCGTCCAGCCCAGCCCAAGCCGAGACGGTGCTCGGCGAACGGCCACAGGAGGTTGCTTCACACCGGCTTGCCGTCGCTGCCTGA
- the cysE gene encoding serine O-acetyltransferase translates to MNGLGGLGGLWRQWREDVGCVFERDPAARGLAETLLTYPGIHALLWHRLSHKLWRANWRFAARLLAFAGRFLTHVDIHPGATIGRRLFIDHGAGVVIGETAEIGDDVTLYHGVTLGGTSWNKAKRHPTLGNNVLVGAGAKILGPIVLGDNVRVGANSVVVKDVPPCCTVVGIPGRVVQRKGLKLQNPYGIDLDHHEIPDPVGKALACLLERVDELEQRLAARGPGHDCDECEAESVCEPTPLYPRKQAAGA, encoded by the coding sequence ATGAACGGGCTCGGCGGGCTCGGCGGGCTATGGCGGCAATGGCGGGAAGACGTGGGTTGCGTGTTCGAACGGGACCCGGCCGCCCGAGGCCTGGCGGAAACCCTGCTCACCTACCCCGGCATCCACGCCCTGCTGTGGCATCGCCTAAGCCATAAGCTGTGGCGGGCGAATTGGCGCTTTGCCGCGCGCTTGCTGGCGTTCGCCGGCCGCTTTCTCACCCATGTGGACATCCACCCCGGCGCCACCATCGGCCGGCGCTTGTTCATCGACCACGGCGCCGGGGTGGTGATCGGCGAGACGGCGGAAATTGGCGACGACGTGACGCTGTACCACGGCGTCACCCTGGGCGGCACCTCCTGGAACAAGGCCAAGCGCCATCCCACCCTGGGCAACAACGTCTTGGTCGGCGCCGGCGCCAAAATCCTCGGCCCCATCGTGCTGGGGGACAACGTGCGCGTCGGCGCCAATTCGGTGGTGGTCAAGGACGTACCGCCCTGCTGCACGGTGGTGGGGATTCCCGGCCGGGTGGTGCAGCGCAAGGGCCTGAAGTTGCAGAACCCTTACGGTATCGACCTGGACCACCACGAAATCCCCGATCCGGTGGGCAAAGCCCTGGCCTGCCTGTTGGAGCGGGTGGACGAGCTGGAACAGCGCCTGGCGGCCCGCGGCCCAGGCCACGATTGCGACGAGTGCGAAGCGGAAAGCGTGTGCGAGCCGACGCCGCTGTATCCGCGCAAACAGGCGGCGGGGGCTTGA
- the nifW gene encoding nitrogenase-stabilizing/protective protein NifW has product MSLQDDLEELESAEDFLNYFELPYDPAVVHVNRLHILQRFHDYLAKGQTAMPEEEDASREVHKTLLQRAYQDFVESNALTEKVFKVFHMHEPQTTFVPLEGLGIGGQGAKIDA; this is encoded by the coding sequence ATGAGTTTGCAAGACGATCTGGAAGAATTGGAATCCGCCGAGGATTTTCTCAACTACTTCGAGCTGCCCTACGACCCGGCCGTGGTGCACGTCAACCGGCTGCATATCCTGCAACGCTTCCACGACTACCTGGCAAAAGGCCAAACCGCCATGCCGGAAGAGGAAGACGCCAGCCGCGAAGTGCACAAAACCCTGCTGCAAAGGGCTTACCAGGACTTCGTGGAGTCGAACGCGCTGACCGAAAAAGTGTTCAAGGTGTTCCACATGCACGAACCGCAGACCACCTTCGTGCCTTTGGAGGGGCTAGGGATCGGAGGCCAGGGCGCGAAGATCGACGCCTAA
- a CDS encoding nitrogen fixation protein NifZ — MKPQYDYGAEVRVIRNVRNDGTYPGLDVGAPLVKRGSIGHVVNVGTFLQDQIIYSVHFLDIDKIVGCREEELIPGDAPWVPSRFEFRDKVQSRVKLAIKGKVLVDVGTVGEIIKVLRGEPGDVQYHVMFPAKVLQVPESALAPHRVEDSSHAA, encoded by the coding sequence ATGAAACCTCAATACGATTACGGCGCAGAAGTTCGCGTGATCCGCAATGTGCGCAACGACGGCACCTATCCCGGCCTGGATGTGGGTGCGCCGCTGGTGAAGCGCGGCAGCATCGGCCACGTGGTCAATGTGGGCACTTTCCTACAGGACCAGATCATCTATTCGGTGCACTTCCTCGACATCGACAAAATCGTCGGCTGTCGGGAGGAAGAGCTGATCCCCGGCGATGCCCCTTGGGTTCCCAGCCGGTTCGAATTTCGCGACAAGGTGCAAAGCCGCGTCAAACTGGCGATCAAGGGCAAAGTGCTGGTGGATGTCGGGACGGTGGGCGAGATCATCAAGGTGCTGCGCGGCGAGCCGGGGGACGTGCAATACCACGTCATGTTCCCCGCCAAGGTGCTGCAAGTCCCGGAGTCCGCCCTGGCGCCCCATCGAGTCGAGGACAGCAGCCATGCAGCCTGA
- the nifM gene encoding nitrogen fixation protein NifM, giving the protein MQPDTIGPELPYILLRASQALFGKAPDALDDTQRNQALEQARREQQLENRVLRAPEAAAVMVPDEQLDRALAEIRERYDSQDGFAEDLARNGLDSDGLRLALYRQCKVDSVLEKIAADAPTASEVDISIFYHAHLPRFQVGETREAFHILVTIDDTAGMLAENARPAALARIQAIALQLAKKPHRFAELAQRHSECPTALQGGRVGPVTRGQLYQALDEVLFELKENEIGGPVESPMGFHLVRCGAIRRAQTVSLRDATPGIRRHLNQRFKESRQKQWLASLPDPQPETAP; this is encoded by the coding sequence ATGCAGCCTGACACCATCGGCCCGGAACTGCCTTACATCTTGCTGCGGGCCTCCCAGGCGCTGTTCGGCAAAGCGCCCGATGCCTTGGACGACACCCAGCGCAACCAGGCCTTGGAACAGGCTCGCCGCGAGCAGCAATTGGAAAATCGCGTGTTGCGCGCTCCGGAAGCCGCTGCGGTGATGGTGCCGGACGAACAACTGGACCGGGCGCTGGCGGAAATCCGCGAGCGCTACGACAGCCAAGACGGCTTTGCCGAGGACCTGGCGCGCAACGGTTTGGACAGCGACGGCTTGCGCCTGGCGCTGTACCGCCAGTGCAAAGTGGACAGCGTGCTGGAAAAAATCGCCGCCGACGCACCCACCGCCTCGGAGGTGGACATCAGCATCTTCTACCACGCCCACCTGCCCCGCTTTCAGGTGGGCGAAACGCGGGAAGCGTTCCATATCCTGGTCACTATCGACGACACAGCGGGCATGCTTGCCGAAAACGCCCGTCCCGCCGCCTTGGCGCGCATCCAGGCCATCGCCCTGCAACTGGCGAAAAAGCCCCACCGCTTCGCCGAACTGGCCCAGCGCCACTCCGAGTGCCCCACCGCGCTGCAAGGGGGACGGGTCGGCCCGGTGACCCGCGGACAGTTGTACCAAGCCCTGGATGAAGTGCTGTTCGAGCTCAAGGAAAACGAAATCGGCGGGCCGGTGGAATCCCCCATGGGTTTCCATCTGGTCCGGTGCGGCGCGATACGCCGCGCCCAAACCGTATCCCTGCGCGACGCCACGCCGGGCATCCGCCGCCACCTCAACCAGCGTTTCAAGGAGAGCCGGCAAAAGCAATGGCTCGCCAGCCTACCCGATCCGCAACCGGAGACCGCGCCATGA